One genomic window of Procambarus clarkii isolate CNS0578487 chromosome 43, FALCON_Pclarkii_2.0, whole genome shotgun sequence includes the following:
- the LOC123750107 gene encoding proline-rich protein HaeIII subfamily 1-like: MTVVNVTFSVDLQGVLDPRRQGSWTPAVRGPGPPPSGVLDPRRQGSWTPAVRGLDPRRQGPGPPPSGPWTPAVRGLDPRRQGPKPPPSGPWTRRQGPGPPPSGPWTRRQGPGPAVRALDPRRQGPGPAVRALDPSSGPWTPAVRALDPRRQGPGPPPSGPWTPAVRALDPPSGPSGTQQTLKKEIITWN; the protein is encoded by the exons ATGACTGTGGTGAATGTCACCTTCAGTGTTGACTTACAAG GGGTCCTGGACCCCCGCCGTCAGGGGTCCTGGACCCCCGCCGTCAGGGGTCCTGGACCCCCGCCGTCAGGGGTCCTGGACCCCCGCCGTCAGGGGTCCTGGACCCCCGCCGTCAGGGGCCTGGACCCCCGCCGTCAGGGCCCTGGACCCCCGCCGTCAGGGCCCTGGACCCCCGCCGTTAGGGGTCTGGACCCCCGCCGTCAGGGCCCTAAACCCCCGCCGTCAGGGCCCTGGACCCGCCGTCAGGGCCCTGGACCCCCGCCGTCAGGGCCCTGGACCCGCCGTCAGGGCCCTGGACCCGCCGTCAGGGCCCTGGACCCCCGCCGTCAGGGCCCTGGACCCGCCGTCAGGGCCCTGGACCCGTCGTCAGGGCCCTGGACCCCCGCCGTCAGGGCCCTGGACCCCCGCCGTCAGGGCCCTGGACCCCCGCCGTCAGGGCCCTGGACCCCCGCCGTCAGGGCCCTGGACCCGCCGTCAGGGCCATCAGGAACGCAGCAAACCCTAAAAAAGGAAATTATCACCTGGAACTAA
- the LOC138373680 gene encoding RNA-binding protein 6-like — translation MAHTVLLSERHYMVPLSERHHTVPLSERHHTVPLSERHHTVPLSERHHTVPLSERHHTVPLSEPPHHKREREDSRGTDSRGRDSRGTDSRGRDSRGTDSRGRDSRGTDSRGTDSRGRDSRGTDSRSRDSRGTDSRGRDSRGTDSRGTDSRGTDSRGRDSRGTDSRGTDSRGTDPRGRDSRGTDSRGTDSRGTDSRGTDSRVTDSRGTDSRGTDSRGTDSRGTDSRGTDSRGRGL, via the exons ATGGCGCACACGGTGCTACTCAGCGAGCGTCATTACATGGTGCCACTCAGCGAGCGTCACCACACGGTGCCACTCAGCGAGCGTCACCACACGGTGCCACTCAGCGAGCGTCACCACACGGTGCCACTCAGCGAGCGTCACCACACGGTGCCACTCAGCGAGCGTCACCACACGGTTCCACTCAGCGAGCCTCCCCACCACAAACGCG AAAGAGAGGACTCCAGAGGGACGGACTCTAGAGGTAGGGACTCTAGAGGGACGGACTCCAGAGGTAGGGACTCTAGAGGGACGGACTCCAGAGGTAGGGACTCTAGAGGGACGGACTCCAGAGGGACGGACTCCAGAGGTAGGGACTCTAGAGGGACGGACTCCAGAAGTAGGGACTCTAGAGGGACGGACTCCAGAGGTAGGGACTCTAGAGGGACGGACTCTAGAGGGACGGACTCCAGAGGGACGGACTCCAGAGGTAGGGACTCCAGAGGGACGGACTCCAGAGGGACGGACTCCAGAGGGACGGACCCCAGAGGTAGGGACTCTAGAGGGACGGACTCCAGAGGGACGGACTCCAGAGGGACGGACTCCAGAGGGACGGACTCTAGAGTGACGGACTCCAGAGGGACGGACTCCAGAGGGACGGACTCCAGAGGGACGGACTCTAGAGGGACGGACTCTAGAGGGACGGACTCCAGAGGGAGAGGACTCTAG